The sequence TGTAGAGAATCTTGTAGGTGATGTTCACGCCCGCAGCGATCGACTGACGAATCGCCAGCAGGCCGGAGTGCATGTAGGTGCCGTCACCCAGGTTGGCGAACACATGCCGGGTTTCGGTGAACGGCGCCTGGCCGACCCAAGGCACGCCCTCGCCGCCCATCTGGCAGAAAGTCTGCGTCGATTCGGGCGACAGCCAGGTGGCCATGTAGTGGCAACCGATGCCGGCCAGCGCCTTGGAGCCTTCGGGCACCTTGGTGGACGAGTTGTGCGGGCAGCCCGAGCAATAATGCGGAATGCGCGCGATGGCACGATTCGGCTTGGCCAGCGCGGCTTCCTTGGCTTCCAGGAAGGCCAGACGCGCCGCGATGCGGTCGGAGGTGTAGTGGCGGGCGATGCGCGCGGCGATGACGCGGGCGATCATCGCCGGGGTCAACTCGCCGGCGGCGGGCAACAGCCATTCGCTGTGCGGCAGCGACCATTCGCCTTTTTCGTCGAACTTGCCGATCACGCGCGGGCGAGCCGACTCGCTCCAGTTGTAGAGCTCTTCCTTGATCTGGTATTCGAGGAACTGACGCTTCTCCTCGATCACCAGGATCTCTTCGAGCCCCTCGGCGAACTCACGCACGCCTTCGGCTTCGAGCGGCCAGACCATGCCGACCTTGTACACACGCAGGCCGATCGTGGCGGCCACGGCCTCGTCGATGCCCAGGTCTTCGAGCGCCTGGCGCACATCGAGATAGCTCTTGCCGCTGGTGACGATGCCCAGGCGCGGAGTCGGGCTGTCGATGACGATCTTGTTGAGTTTGTTGGCGCGGCAATAGGCCAGCGCGGCATACAGCTTGTGATGGAGCAGGCGCTTTTCCTGCACCAGCGGGGGATCGGGCCAGCGGATGTTGAGGCCGTCAGCCGGGGTCGGGAATTCGGTCGGGATGATGGTCTCGACGGCGAAGGGATCGACGTTCACCGAAGCGGAGGTCTCGACGGTATCTGCCAGGGCCTTGAAGGCCACCCAACAGCCGGAGTAACGCGACATGGCAAAGCCGTGGATGCCCATGTCCAGGTATTCCTGGATGTCGGCCGGCGCCAGCACCGGCATCATCAGCGCCTTGAACACATGCTCGGTCTGGTGCGGCAGGGTCGAGGACTTGGCCGCATGGTCGTCGCCGGCAATGGCCAGCACGCCACCGAACTTGGAGGTACCCGCGGCGTTGGCATGGCGGAACACGTCACCCGTGCGATCGACGCCCGGCCCCTTGCCGTACCACATGGCGAACACGCCGTCGTACTTGGCGTTCGGGTCGAGATTGACCTGCTGGGTGCCCCACACCGCGGTGGCGGCGAGGTCTTCGTTGATACCGGCCTGGAACGTGATGTGGTTCGGCTCGAGGAATTTCTTCGCCCGCCAGAACTCATGGTCCACGTTGCCCAGCGGCGATCCGCGGTAGCCGCTGACGAAGCCGGCAGTGTTCAGCCCGGCGCGCTCGTCGCGGGCGCGCTGCATCATGGGCAGGCGCACCAGCGCCTGGGTGCCGTTCAAATAGACGCGGCCGCTGGGCAGCGTATATTTGTCGTTCAGCGTCACTTCGCGCAATGCGACCGCTTCTGCATCCTTGTGGGGTGCATTCATGGACCGTCTCCTCCATTGTGTGGTTGGTCTCGTTTTGCGAAATGATAGGAAGTGAAACGGTTATCGTAAAATCACAAGAATTCTATTCCGATATCAAAAAAACAAATGGCGACCGAGATCACGCTCCGCCAGCTGCGCTACTTCACCGCCGCCGCCGAAACCGGGCAGTTCTCGATGGCCGCGGCCAAGATGTTCGTCTCGCAGTCCGCCATCACCAACGCCATCCTGCTGCTCGAAGAGCGCCTGGGCGTGAAGCTGTTCGAGCGCCATCCGCATGGCGTGGTGCTCACCGCCGAGGGCCATCGCTTCTACCAGCACGCCGGCAACATCCTCGACTCCGTGCAGGATGCCCTGCGTGAGCCACGCTTCGGCGCCGACCACCTCAGCGGCAGCATCCGCATCGCTGCCACCTATACCGTGCTGGGCTACTTCCTGCCGCCGCTGTTCTCGCGCTTTCGCGCCACCTACCCCGAGGTCGACCTCGACCTGCACGACATGGGCCGGCTCGATGTCGAAGCGGCCGTCGAATCCGGCCAACTGGAGCTGGGCGTGGTGGTGTTGTCCAACGTCGAAAACCCCAACCGCTTCGGCCACCATGTGCTGATGCGCTCGCGCCGCCAGCTATGGGCTGCCGCCGGCCACCCGGTGCTGCAGACGCCCTTCCCTTCACTGGCCGACATTGCCCAGCACCCCTACCTGTTGCTCACCGTCGACGGCGGCGAGGAATCCAACCGGCGCTTCTGGATCGACAACGGCCTGGAGCCGCGCGTGGCCTTTCGCACCAGCGTGATGGAAGCGATTCGCGGCATGGTGGCGCACGGCTTCGGCGTCACCATCCTCAGCGACATGGTCTATCGTCCCTGGTCGCTGGAGGGCAAGAAGATCGAAGCGCGGCCCATCCTCGACGCCGTGCCACACATGGAAGTCGGCCTGATCTGGCCGAAGGACGCCAAGCTCTCCGAGCCGGCCGAGGCGCTGCGCCAGTTTTTGATTCAGGCCTGCGGCAGCTGAGCCGGGCGACTCGCCGCCCCCTCCGTAGGGCCGGCTTCAGCCGGCCATGGCGGGTTGAAACCCGCCCTACGGAGGGATGCATCACCGCATCTCGAACGCTTCCTGATGAAAGCGCACCCGCCAGCGGCGCAGCCCCTGGCGCAAGCTCGCGCCGAAGGCCTTCGGCCCGCAGAACCACACGTCAGCCGCGCCATTCACCTTCAACTGCCCGGCACTCAACGGTGCCTCGCGGTCGGTGCTGATGACGGTCAGGCGCACCGCCGGCAGCGTCGCACACAACGCTGTCACGCGCGCCACCAGCGGGTCGGTGTCGCGGTTGCGCACGCAGTAATACAGGTCGGCGGCGGGTGCCGTCTCCGGGGCGGCCTGCAGGCGCTCCAGCCAGGCCAGGAAGGGCGTCACGCCGACGCCGGCGGCCACCCAGATCTGGCGCGCGCCGGATCGCGCACGACGATGGTCGAAGCAGCCATACGGCCCCTCGACCGTCACCGCCTGCCCCGGCTGCACATGGCGGGCCAGCGCTTCGGTGTAGTCGCCCAGCGCCTTGATCTCGAAGCGCAGCCGCCCGTCGCCAGCGTCGGCGCTGGCAATGGTGAAGGGGTGTGGCCCTTCGAAGCGATCGAAGCTGAGAAAGACGAACTGCCCCGCCCGATGCCCCGGCCAGCGCGGCAAGTGGCACACCACCTCGGTCAGTCCGGCGGCCGGCGTGCTCACCGCCTCGACGGTGCCGGCATGGCGCCGCTGCCGGCCGATGCGCCCGAGCAGCGCGATCAGCGCAGCAGCCGAACCGGCGGCCAACATCGCCGCCAGCAGCCAGCCCACCGGCTGCGACCAGTAGGCCACCGGCGCCAGGAAGGCGGCGTGGATCGCCAGCATCAGGTACAGCACCGGCATGGCCTTGTGCAC comes from Denitromonas sp. and encodes:
- a CDS encoding LysR family transcriptional regulator, which produces MATEITLRQLRYFTAAAETGQFSMAAAKMFVSQSAITNAILLLEERLGVKLFERHPHGVVLTAEGHRFYQHAGNILDSVQDALREPRFGADHLSGSIRIAATYTVLGYFLPPLFSRFRATYPEVDLDLHDMGRLDVEAAVESGQLELGVVVLSNVENPNRFGHHVLMRSRRQLWAAAGHPVLQTPFPSLADIAQHPYLLLTVDGGEESNRRFWIDNGLEPRVAFRTSVMEAIRGMVAHGFGVTILSDMVYRPWSLEGKKIEARPILDAVPHMEVGLIWPKDAKLSEPAEALRQFLIQACGS
- a CDS encoding ferric reductase-like transmembrane domain-containing protein; its protein translation is MRTFLALYIAGVGLIWALAGTGPAQGAGSLPWLLRHQALYLTGLWAFALMSLAMVLATRPAWLERPFGGLDKMYRTHKWAGILAIGFAALHWLVEMSDDIIKALWGREGRLPKEHGDGVFEALRDMAEELGEWAIYALLAMLVLTLWKRFPFHLWRYVHKAMPVLYLMLAIHAAFLAPVAYWSQPVGWLLAAMLAAGSAAALIALLGRIGRQRRHAGTVEAVSTPAAGLTEVVCHLPRWPGHRAGQFVFLSFDRFEGPHPFTIASADAGDGRLRFEIKALGDYTEALARHVQPGQAVTVEGPYGCFDHRRARSGARQIWVAAGVGVTPFLAWLERLQAAPETAPAADLYYCVRNRDTDPLVARVTALCATLPAVRLTVISTDREAPLSAGQLKVNGAADVWFCGPKAFGASLRQGLRRWRVRFHQEAFEMR